In Acidisarcina polymorpha, the DNA window ATCCTGGTACGGGTTGAGTACCGTCACATACTCCGGCGCCTGCTTATCCGCAAAAGATGATTCCGGATCGTTGACTTTCTGCAGCAAATACGCCCCCACGATCCGCTGCCCGTCGGCATAGCCGGCAATTTCATCCGGAACATCGACATCCAGACGCCTCGACATCAGCCATCCGACTTTGCCGCCGCTGTCACGGACGAGCCACCAATCCTCCATCGGTACCGGCGGCTTTGGCGCAAGCGTCGCTGCCGGCTCAGATCTTGCTCCACTTTGCACTGGGGCATTCTCTGAAGTTCCCGTTCCTGGAGTTCCCGTTCCCGGACTGGTCAGCGTTACTGGCGGGGCGGATGGGGGCGCCGGAGGCGCTGGCCGGGTCGCGGCATCCGCTGCCTTGTCAGCTGCCCTCCTGTCATCCGCCGCCTTCGCCTTCGCGGACCTTTTCGCAATCGTCGCTGAGGGCTTGCCGGCATAGGACGAACCCGTTCCCGAAGCCTGCGGCCCTATTGCCTTCGGGACGGATGCCCGGACCAGCAATTGCAGCTTGTCGCCTTCCGGTAGCAAGTAAAATCGGTCGGTATCACGCCCCGGCTTCACATGCAGATAGCCGTCGTCCCGCAAGACCGCCGTCGCAATCACCGGGTCCTTGGCATGGGCCTTCTGCAGCTCTTCAAAACCAGTAATCACCTCGGGATTGACAACCGCATGCTCCTCGATCCAACCGATCTCCCCCTGTTCGGTCTTGACTCGCAAAAACCGCCGCCCTCGCTCCAGCAGTTCCAGCTTTTGGCCATTTTGGACCATCGCTACCCGGTTCGACACCGCCGCCACCCGGTCGCGCAGAAAGGTCTGCTTCGATA includes these proteins:
- a CDS encoding SH3 domain-containing protein; translation: MLPPSPSPSAPRLAWRIPSHSPVGLLATLLLVVLTGCGHLKHKQENETVYVLSKQTFLRDRVAAVSNRVAMVQNGQKLELLERGRRFLRVKTEQGEIGWIEEHAVVNPEVITGFEELQKAHAKDPVIATAVLRDDGYLHVKPGRDTDRFYLLPEGDKLQLLVRASVPKAIGPQASGTGSSYAGKPSATIAKRSAKAKAADDRRAADKAADAATRPAPPAPPSAPPVTLTSPGTGTPGTGTSENAPVQSGARSEPAATLAPKPPVPMEDWWLVRDSGGKVGWLMSRRLDVDVPDEIAGYADGQRIVGAYLLQKVNDPESSFADKQAPEYVTVLNPYQDGLPYDFSQVRVFTWNLRKHRYETAFRQRNIRGYLPVVVENLALDNQGPNKQGPVPTFRFKQGVGDGVIVDPESGAIHPAASETLTYRLDGEQVRKVDPAAPAPVVRPQPTAQTPATGRHSSRRGKHAGEAKRHPRH